One segment of Solanum lycopersicum chromosome 1, SLM_r2.1 DNA contains the following:
- the LOC112940708 gene encoding uncharacterized protein isoform X3, with the protein MLGILDGMAQAGALPVTSDGSQTRVGGQTPDPIVAPDSQTPRTQPAAAVAPRLDSMEFLDMTSHLVNRPSMTIDEQKMFRRFRLINPPTYTGDLAEDAYEFIVSCHERLHNLGLVESHGVDYTAFQMTGSAKQWWRDYISSRPAGSHPLSWTKFTQVFLSKFVPRSKRERKRAEFEGLQQNGMSVAEYEGKFHALSRHASMILPTEAERVRRFVKGLIIPIRLGVSQVAASGVPFQKVVDASKELEMIRREGFEQREGKRTRYSGDYGGAPPRSWGYLGRGYHPQSSRPIHAAIPASEAGYAGHNSSSLVHTLQGSSSRPVVRGGHSGHSGSSHQPASHRVALSVVIWDTMRDCPRTRRGGLHQVSQVPTSRAAQPSARGGAQNGRGGSHSGRGGSPSGRGGGRGGSQSDGGRSDCYAFPGRPEAEASDAVITDSISSRSTSRGAN; encoded by the exons ATGTTAGGAATCTTAGATGGGATGGCCCAGGCAGGAGCTTTGcctgtcacttctgatggctcacagacccgtgttggaggtcaaactccagatccgatagttgctccagattctcagactcccaggactcagccagctgccgctgtagctcctcgtttggatagtatggagtttctagatatgacatcacatttggtgaacaggccttctatgactattgatgagcaaaagatgtttaggaggttcagactaataaatcctcctacttatactggtgacttagctgaggatgcatatgaattcatagttagttgtcatgagaggttgcataatcttggattagtggagtctcatggagttgactatacagcgtttcagatgactggctctgctaagcagtggtggagggattatattagtagtaggccagctggatcccatccactatcctggactaagtttactcaggtatttctatccaaatttgttccacgcagtaagagggagcgcaagagggccgagtttgagggtttgcagcaaaatggtatgtcagttgcagagtatgagggtaaatttcatgccttgtctaggcatgcttcgatgatacttcccacagaggctgagagagtgagaaggtttgttaaggggctgattattccgatccgtctaggagtttctcaggttgctgcttctggtgttccattccaaaaagtggtagatgcttctaaggagttggagatgattcgacgtgagggatttgagcagcgagagggcaagaggactcgttattcaggtgattatggtggtgctccgcctaggagttggggttacttgggcagaggttatcaccctcagtccagcagacccattcatgctgctATACCAGCGTCTGAGGCTGGTTACGCTGGGCATAACTCTTCGAGCTTGGTACATACTTTgcagggttcatcttctagacctgtAGTTCGTGGAGGGCATTCTGGTCATTCAGGTTCCTCTCATCAGCCTGCGTCTCATAGGGTTGctttgagtgtggtgatatgggacactaTGAGGGACTGCCCTAGGACCAGACGTGGTGGCTTACATCAGGTTTCTCAGGTTCCGACTTCCAGGGCTGCACAACCTTCAGCTAGGGGTGGTGCACagaatggtagaggtggttctcattcaggtagaggtggttctccttctggtcgaggtggtggtcgtggaggttcacaatctgatggaggtcgttctgactgttatgcttttccaggtaggccagaggctgaagcctcagatgctgttatcacag attcgatttcgagtaggagcacatctcgtggagcaaattga
- the LOC112940708 gene encoding uncharacterized protein isoform X2, translated as MLGILDGMAQAGALPVTSDGSQTRVGGQTPDPIVAPDSQTPRTQPAAAVAPRLDSMEFLDMTSHLVNRPSMTIDEQKMFRRFRLINPPTYTGDLAEDAYEFIVSCHERLHNLGLVESHGVDYTAFQMTGSAKQWWRDYISSRPAGSHPLSWTKFTQVFLSKFVPRSKRERKRAEFEGLQQNGMSVAEYEGKFHALSRHASMILPTEAERVRRFVKGLIIPIRLGVSQVAASGVPFQKVVDASKELEMIRREGFEQREGKRTRYSGDYGGAPPRSWGYLGRGYHPQSSRPIHAAIPASEAGYAGHNSSSLVHTLQGSSSRPVVRGGHSGHSGSSHQPASHRVALSVVIWDTMRDCPRTRRGGLHQVSQVPTSRAAQPSARGGAQNGRGGSHSGRGGSPSGRGGGRGGSQSDGGRSDCYAFPGRPEAEASDAVITDREHFETLHKGKELS; from the exons ATGTTAGGAATCTTAGATGGGATGGCCCAGGCAGGAGCTTTGcctgtcacttctgatggctcacagacccgtgttggaggtcaaactccagatccgatagttgctccagattctcagactcccaggactcagccagctgccgctgtagctcctcgtttggatagtatggagtttctagatatgacatcacatttggtgaacaggccttctatgactattgatgagcaaaagatgtttaggaggttcagactaataaatcctcctacttatactggtgacttagctgaggatgcatatgaattcatagttagttgtcatgagaggttgcataatcttggattagtggagtctcatggagttgactatacagcgtttcagatgactggctctgctaagcagtggtggagggattatattagtagtaggccagctggatcccatccactatcctggactaagtttactcaggtatttctatccaaatttgttccacgcagtaagagggagcgcaagagggccgagtttgagggtttgcagcaaaatggtatgtcagttgcagagtatgagggtaaatttcatgccttgtctaggcatgcttcgatgatacttcccacagaggctgagagagtgagaaggtttgttaaggggctgattattccgatccgtctaggagtttctcaggttgctgcttctggtgttccattccaaaaagtggtagatgcttctaaggagttggagatgattcgacgtgagggatttgagcagcgagagggcaagaggactcgttattcaggtgattatggtggtgctccgcctaggagttggggttacttgggcagaggttatcaccctcagtccagcagacccattcatgctgctATACCAGCGTCTGAGGCTGGTTACGCTGGGCATAACTCTTCGAGCTTGGTACATACTTTgcagggttcatcttctagacctgtAGTTCGTGGAGGGCATTCTGGTCATTCAGGTTCCTCTCATCAGCCTGCGTCTCATAGGGTTGctttgagtgtggtgatatgggacactaTGAGGGACTGCCCTAGGACCAGACGTGGTGGCTTACATCAGGTTTCTCAGGTTCCGACTTCCAGGGCTGCACAACCTTCAGCTAGGGGTGGTGCACagaatggtagaggtggttctcattcaggtagaggtggttctccttctggtcgaggtggtggtcgtggaggttcacaatctgatggaggtcgttctgactgttatgcttttccaggtaggccagaggctgaagcctcagatgctgttatcacag ATCGTGAGCATTTCGAAACTTTGCATAAAGGGAAGGAACTATCTTAA
- the LOC112940708 gene encoding uncharacterized protein isoform X1 yields MLGILDGMAQAGALPVTSDGSQTRVGGQTPDPIVAPDSQTPRTQPAAAVAPRLDSMEFLDMTSHLVNRPSMTIDEQKMFRRFRLINPPTYTGDLAEDAYEFIVSCHERLHNLGLVESHGVDYTAFQMTGSAKQWWRDYISSRPAGSHPLSWTKFTQVFLSKFVPRSKRERKRAEFEGLQQNGMSVAEYEGKFHALSRHASMILPTEAERVRRFVKGLIIPIRLGVSQVAASGVPFQKVVDASKELEMIRREGFEQREGKRTRYSGDYGGAPPRSWGYLGRGYHPQSSRPIHAAIPASEAGYAGHNSSSLVHTLQGSSSRPVVRGGHSGHSGSSHQPASHRVALSVVIWDTMRDCPRTRRGGLHQVSQVPTSRAAQPSARGGAQNGRGGSHSGRGGSPSGRGGGRGGSQSDGGRSDCYAFPGRPEAEASDAVITGIIPVCHRPATVLFDPGSTYSYVSTYFAPSLDILCESLDLPIRVSTPVRDSVVVDQVYRLCTVTLMGCDTHADLKVLEMIDFDVILGMDWLSSYHAILNCHAKTITLAMPGIPIVEWRGTLSHPSKGVISFLKAC; encoded by the coding sequence ATGTTAGGAATCTTAGATGGGATGGCCCAGGCAGGAGCTTTGcctgtcacttctgatggctcacagacccgtgttggaggtcaaactccagatccgatagttgctccagattctcagactcccaggactcagccagctgccgctgtagctcctcgtttggatagtatggagtttctagatatgacatcacatttggtgaacaggccttctatgactattgatgagcaaaagatgtttaggaggttcagactaataaatcctcctacttatactggtgacttagctgaggatgcatatgaattcatagttagttgtcatgagaggttgcataatcttggattagtggagtctcatggagttgactatacagcgtttcagatgactggctctgctaagcagtggtggagggattatattagtagtaggccagctggatcccatccactatcctggactaagtttactcaggtatttctatccaaatttgttccacgcagtaagagggagcgcaagagggccgagtttgagggtttgcagcaaaatggtatgtcagttgcagagtatgagggtaaatttcatgccttgtctaggcatgcttcgatgatacttcccacagaggctgagagagtgagaaggtttgttaaggggctgattattccgatccgtctaggagtttctcaggttgctgcttctggtgttccattccaaaaagtggtagatgcttctaaggagttggagatgattcgacgtgagggatttgagcagcgagagggcaagaggactcgttattcaggtgattatggtggtgctccgcctaggagttggggttacttgggcagaggttatcaccctcagtccagcagacccattcatgctgctATACCAGCGTCTGAGGCTGGTTACGCTGGGCATAACTCTTCGAGCTTGGTACATACTTTgcagggttcatcttctagacctgtAGTTCGTGGAGGGCATTCTGGTCATTCAGGTTCCTCTCATCAGCCTGCGTCTCATAGGGTTGctttgagtgtggtgatatgggacactaTGAGGGACTGCCCTAGGACCAGACGTGGTGGCTTACATCAGGTTTCTCAGGTTCCGACTTCCAGGGCTGCACAACCTTCAGCTAGGGGTGGTGCACagaatggtagaggtggttctcattcaggtagaggtggttctccttctggtcgaggtggtggtcgtggaggttcacaatctgatggaggtcgttctgactgttatgcttttccaggtaggccagaggctgaagcctcagatgctgttatcacaggtattattccggtttgtcatcgaccagctactgtattatttgatccaggctctacttattcttatgtgtccacatattttgctcctagtctggatatattgtgtgagtctcttgatttgccgatacgtgtttctactcctgtcagggattctgtagttgtagatcaagtgtatcgtttatgtactgttactttgatggggtgtgacactcatgcagatttaaaggtcttagaaatgatagattttgatgtgattcttggtatggattggttatcttcttaccacgcaattttaaattgtcatgccaagaccatcactttagctatgcctggaattcctatagtagaatggagaggtactcttagtcatccttctaagggtgtgatatcattccttaaggctTGTTAG